The Saccharomyces mikatae IFO 1815 strain IFO1815 genome assembly, chromosome: 15 DNA window TGAATAGATCAGAAAAACTTCATAAAGAATATAAGCATACTGTGGGGCATTTTCTTGCCTCTAATCTTGTCGAGTTGCCCGATAATTTTGAGTTATCCACATACACCTTCCCTGATTCTCCTTGTTTCACTGGATAAAACTATGTGAATTCTTCTGTCTATTTTTTATACATAGGTTCCATTAAGTCAGAAAGAAGGTTCTTCGACTTAACCCTAGAAATTAGGAACGATGGGATATTGATCGTCCCAAGTACTGGTACTGGAAACTGTCCAAATCCTGCATTTGGCCCAAGAGATACACCGGTTGGAGCATGGCCTGTTTCGAGAGAATCTGCATCAACGAGATTAGCGCTTGCTCCTTCTTGCAAAGAACTTACAATGTTGCGGGTCAAAACGTCAACCCAATTTTCCCTTTTGACTAATCCATGATACCTGAAATTTGTGACGTCTCCAATAGCGAAAACGTTTCCTGCTTCGACGGCCTTTACCTGAAAGTTCTTTTCAACATCAAtaattccttttttatcacaaagttttgaaatatcGTTAGATGGCACACTTGGTGAAATTCCGACGCCTCTGTATATCAAATCAGCATCGATGTGTTCTGATGAGCCCTCGCCCAGGAATATACGGTTCGGTGAGGTATCGCAAGAAACCCCTACAGTGTTCAAGTACAATTTTACTCCATTATTGGCAAGATAGTTCGTCACCTTTCTTCTGATAGTATCATTATATAACCCAGAACTTGGTAGCAGTTTATCAGAATTGTGAATAATGGAAATACGCTTTTCTCCAGAATTAATCTCCTCTGCATACTTGAATATCAGTTCGCCAGCCAGTTCACAGTTCACAAAACCGCCACCAAGGAAAACTATATGGCTAGCATCTGAAATTCTAGATGcctctttttcaaaatactcTTCATAGTTGTCCCCGAAGATGTAGGTTGAACCGATTGGATCAGACCACTTCGAGCCTGTTGCAAGGATCAAGACATCGAAGTTGGTAGGCCCACTTGATTCTAGTACCACTTTTTCAACGTCAAAGCTGGTAACCTTCTCTTTGATAACCTCAACGCCATCGTCAAGGACACTTTTTAAAGGTAGAATTGACTTAGTGTAGTCTTTAGATACAGTCAACCGTACAGCAGAGGGTAGGAAATACACATAATCAGATACAGTGATAAGCTTTACCCGGTATTTATTGGCATCTAGCTCCCTGCACAGATGGTTCGCTACAGACACCCCAAACACACCGGCGCCGACAACCACCACACTCTTAATATTGCTTGTCATAATTTCAgttctttccttttttttcagttctttCTTAGATATTTGTGAACaagaatgatttgaaagtaTATACAAGACTAGCTAGTTACCTCTGTCTTTAACGTGCTGCTACTTATAGTGCGTTGCGGCCGCAACAGTGgagataatgataatatagtCTAGGcttgttttacttttatcGGTTTTGGCAATTAATGATCTGACATTGTTCATTACTAATCGCGGTAGCATGTCTACATATCACTAAATACGAAGACCTGTAGTGCTTAGCTTCATCCCTACAATTGTATGGGAAACTGTCATTCCTCTTTAAAACACTCACATGAGAACATTGCACTCGCTCCGTTATGTTTGAGAGTGGGGAttgcttcttttgaaacctGTTTTTCGAATTGAATTTCCAGAGAGTCAATCTGGAGAGTAATGCTTGTTTAACATAGTGCCTGACAtggccaaaaaaaatgagtgGAAATTGTCAGCAGTAACGAAATACAGTctcttttaattttaagTGATTTCACAtcagaaaattttgagGTTACTTCTAATTTTCCGAACAGATTATTAACTGCTAGTTGAAAATAGCACTGAAATGGACAGTCACTTGGTTCGGAACATTGAAGTGAAAATGTAGAAAAACGTAAGGATCATCCAGCTATTTTTATTAGAATTGCATCATGAATGGAGattattgaagaagttaTCCGTTCAACAAAATCTCAGTTTATGTTCCAAGTTAATTTGGTATGAACTTAGCTGTTAATTTAGACGTCTTTATCAGAAACATGAGCTCTACGATAAAACTGGACCCTTGACAGCAATGAGAGCTGCAATAATAAAAGCAGTCAGATACTCATAGTGGTTTCTTCTCGAAATCAGGCACTATTTCTTGTATGAAATTGTAGGCAAAGTGGTATAAACACAGTTGAAAGTACAACTTGGTATTACTGTGACCCAACAACAAACAACAAATTTTGTTGCTGGCGGCTTGGAGGACATTGTCAGGTTAGTCGCACTTCTTTTTACAAATGACACGGAGTTTGCACCAGTAACTTGCTATAAGGATTTTTTCGGCACGACCagacaagaagaagataccCATAAGTAATAGAAATCTCCTGACATCGTGTCGACAACGCTACCAATCAAGTCCATTGGAGGTGCTACTTAAAATTTGCAGAAATCTACACAAAGAAGGGACTTTGTTAATATTAAAAGTTTGTGAGacgtttttcattttctgcTGTCAGTGGTGAAGGAAGAGGCATAGTATTTCTGGGTACCTATGATCGGAAAATTAATTCTAGAAAATAGCCTTTTAAATGGACAAGGTTGTAAATAAGTaaattttaatttctttcttttatttatcGGTACTATATTAGATATAGATACTCCCACAGTCAAACTAAGGAAAaagtagaaagaaaaaataataaacagTATTTTGTGCctaataataaaaatatttctttggtCATATCACAAAAGGTAGAGTTGGTCTGTAAAGACGCAATGTATTCGAAAATCCGAGGGAGTGAGCCTATAAACCCCCTGGCTCTTTCCGGACCACATTGGTCCACTACTTCGGCCTTGTGTTTCCCGCAATAGACTAAAACAAACCTATTAACAATGAGTTTATTGTTGGCGTTGGTAATATACGTCTCGAGATGTTGTGGTCCTTGTACGAAGTAACGAATGTAGGTTATAAATATagagaaaatattgataaaaGGAAAGTATGATACCCAGTACTCAACTGCTCCTCATAGAAAGAAACCAACAATGTCTTACATATATCTCTTCATTACAGCCGCTGCTGTTACTGGTGCGCTTGGCTCATCCCCAAGTTACAATGGACTTGGCCTTACTCCCCAGATGGGTTGGGACAATTGGAATACATTTGCCTGCGACGTCAGTGAGCAATTACTTTTGAACACTGCTGATCGAATTTCTGAAATAGGGTTGAAAGATTTGGGCTATAAATACGTTATACTCGATGATTGCTGGTCTAGCGGCAGGAATTCCAACGGTACACTTGTTGCAGACAAGAACAAGTTTCCCAATGGAATGGATCACGTGGCAAGGCATCTTCATAACAATAACTTCCTGTTTGGTATGTACTCGTCTGCCGGTGAATACACTTGTGCGGGATACCCTGGATCTTTGGGACATGAGCAAGAAGATGCAGAGTTCTTTGCTAGAAATGGGGTTGATTATTTGAAGTATGATAACTGCTATAACAAAGGCAAATTTGGCACCCCAGAAACGTCCTACAAACGCTACAAAGCTATGTCTGATGCTTTGAACAAAACCGGCAGgcccattttttattctttgtgTAATTGGGGCCAGGACTTGACATTTTACTGGGGATCCGATATAGCCAATTCTTGGAGAATGAGTGGTGACATTTACCCTGAGTTCGATCGCCCTGACAGCAGGTGTCCTTGTGATGGTGACCAGTATGATTGCTCATATGCTGGTTTTCATTGTTCTATCATGAATATTCTTAACAAAGCCGCTCCAATGGGGCAAAATGCAGGGATTGGTGGTTGGAATGATTTGGACAATTTAGAAGTTGGAGTTGGAAATCTGActgacgatgaagaaaaggctCATTTTTCCATGTGGGCAATGGTTAAGTCTCCACTTATCATTGGCGCCGATGTTAATCACTTGAAGGAGTCTTCGTATTCTATATATAGCCAGGCTTCTGTTATAGCCATCAACCAAGATCCAAAGGGTGTACCAGCAACAAGGGTATGGAGACATTATGTTTCACAAACTGAC harbors:
- the AIF1 gene encoding Aif1p (similar to Saccharomyces cerevisiae AIF1 (YNR074C)), giving the protein MTSNIKSVVVVGAGVFGVSVANHLCRELDANKYRVKLITVSDYVYFLPSAVRLTVSKDYTKSILPLKSVLDDGVEVIKEKVTSFDVEKVVLESSGPTNFDVLILATGSKWSDPIGSTYIFGDNYEEYFEKEASRISDASHIVFLGGGFVNCELAGELIFKYAEEINSGEKRISIIHNSDKLLPSSGLYNDTIRRKVTNYLANNGVKLYLNTVGVSCDTSPNRIFLGEGSSEHIDADLIYRGVGISPSVPSNDISKLCDKKGIIDVEKNFQVKAVEAGNVFAIGDVTNFRYHGLVKRENWVDVLTRNIVSSLQEGASANLVDADSLETGHAPTGVSLGPNAGFGQFPVPVLGTINIPSFLISRVKSKNLLSDLMEPMYKK
- the SMKI15G5150 gene encoding glycoside hydrolase family 27 protein, encoding MSYIYLFITAAAVTGALGSSPSYNGLGLTPQMGWDNWNTFACDVSEQLLLNTADRISEIGLKDLGYKYVILDDCWSSGRNSNGTLVADKNKFPNGMDHVARHLHNNNFLFGMYSSAGEYTCAGYPGSLGHEQEDAEFFARNGVDYLKYDNCYNKGKFGTPETSYKRYKAMSDALNKTGRPIFYSLCNWGQDLTFYWGSDIANSWRMSGDIYPEFDRPDSRCPCDGDQYDCSYAGFHCSIMNILNKAAPMGQNAGIGGWNDLDNLEVGVGNLTDDEEKAHFSMWAMVKSPLIIGADVNHLKESSYSIYSQASVIAINQDPKGVPATRVWRHYVSQTDKYGKGEIQLWSCPLDNGDQVIALLNGSNKKRPMNASLEDIFFDSYLGSEELSSSWDIYDLWANRIDNTIASNILKNNKVTNSSLYNATELSYKEGLSKNDTRLFGVQIGTVSPGGLLNTTVPAHGVALYRLRRSR